The genomic interval ATGCtccttaatataatttataagaatACTGGCTGCAGCTTCCTTGCTCCTTCATCTTAATTTTCCGTAGGCAACAGCTAGGAAGGAACTTGCTCCTTCTCAACTGAACTTCTGTCCCTTTTTATTGGCCATATACGTGTTTGCTACTGTGCTCAAGGCTCACAAGCCTACTTCTACTATTAATTTTACGTATTGATCATGTAAGTTTAGGCTGCTAATTTTTGTAGTAATTTTCTTTGGTTCAGTTTGAAACGATGTGATGATCTTGAAACTCCTTATGTTTTGTTTCGTTCAGGTCCCGGTTCTTTGATTTAGAGGGAGGTACCGCAAGGGAGAGCTCTGGTGAAATCAACTATGGAAGTAGTAGCGCTGGGAGAGTTTTGAAGCCAAGAGTTCGGCGACGCTTAGCCCTTGAAATAGAAAGGATCAGGACCAATAGACAAGTATCAAAAGCTCCAAAATCTCGTTATGGCATTGTGGGCAAAAGCATGCTTTATCTAAAGATAGTCCTTAGCCCACATGGTCCTTTGTGGAATTggattttccttatttcctgtTTGATTGCAATTTCACTGGATCCTCTGTTCTTATACATTCCTGTAATCAGTGATGAAAAGAAGTGCCTTCGACTAGACAACAAGTTGGGGACTGCGGCTATTTTTCTCCGTTCGTTCTTGGATTTCTTTCACATAATCTACGTTATTTTCCGATTGCGGACGAAGTCTTTTGCTCCTTGTTGGGAATATCCTCAGCGAAGTCTAAATGAATATGCCCAGGAAATTACAAGGAAATATTTGCTGTTCTTCTTGCCAATTGATCTTCTGGCCATTCTTCCACTCCCACAGGTAAACTTGCATATAAGAattttcttgatattttacAAGTATTAATATTATCCTCCAAGTATTATTTCATGTCACTTATATATGGACTTTGAGCTTGCTGTATTCTGTGCAGGTGGTGGTTTCGGTTATCATTCAAACAACAAGGGGCTCAAAAGTTTTGAGTGGATTGAAATTGTTAAagttttttgttattttccaGTATGTGCCAAGGTTAATCCGGATCTACCCATTGTTTACAAACGTTACAAGGACTTCATGCAAACTTGATGAATCTAAATTCTTCAAAGCTGCGTTCAATCTTCTTCTTTATATGGTTGCAAGTCATGtaagtaaaaaatatcattcacTCATTAATTTccaagattaattttttcttttgcaagatcaattttttcttcctcttttgtCTTTCATTCATTTCTAAATGTTTGATCAGGTTTTAATGTACACTGCTCAATGTTTTAACTACTCTTTTAAATATGTTTGTCTGgccatgtttctttttttgacaTACTCGTGCTACCACCAAATGTTCTTATTTATTGTTGCTGTAGAGACTTTGCCTTCTCTTAGAGAGTTAGAGTTCCCATCTATTTAATACAATAAGCAAGTGTTTACATTCGCAATGTGCATGACTGGTGATTGGTGAACgtaaaatccaaataattaTCTAATAGCATACTCAGGGTAATTTCATTGTCAATTTAATTCATATCATTTCTTGGAGATTAACCAGTGATGGTTTTTCAGGTTTTTGGAGCCTTGTGGTATTTTTTTGCCATAGTAAGAGAGGTAGCGTGCTGGAAGAGTGCCTGTATAAATCATACTGGATGCAGTCATGCTTCCTTCTACTGTCATGACACTGCGGGGAACAACACTTTTGTAAAGGATTTTTGCCCTACAAAACCACAAAATACATCTATATTTGATTTCGGAATATTCCAAGATGCTCTTCAGTCTGGGATTGTAGAGGTGACAGATTTTCCACAGAAGTTCTCTCATTGCTTTCTATGGGGGCTCCAAAATCTCAGGTTTGTGATTCAGGCTTCTATAATTAAAGTTTTAGCTTACCTGATGCTCATTAGCAAATTACGGCCAGTGGCTTGAACtatgtttttataatggtcaaaatttcttttattcttaattgaaaaggtgaaatttctttttatttcctgAACCCATATCTgagcatatatattttctgATATATGATCATTGCATTCAAATTCTTGCAGTTGTTTTGGTCAAAACCTTCAAACAAGTTCCTACTTTTGGGAAAACTTCTTTGCCATTGTGATTACCATTTCTGGGTTGGTGTTCTTTCTCTATCTCATTGGAAATATACAGGTAATTCTCTCATTGGTATCCGGTATATGATTTCCGATTTTATCCGTGTcccttaatttttatgaaacagattaaattgtttatttcaatGAATATGAACTGTGTGATTTGTGTGGAAACAGATATATCTACAGTCAAAAACTATAAGATCGGAGGAGATGAGACTCAAGGGGCAAGAGATAGAGCAGTGGATGGGTTTTAGAAAGCTCTCTAGGGATCTCCAGCAGAAACTTAGGAATTATCGACAATACGTATGGCGAGAAACCAAGGGTGTTGATGTAGAGAATTTGCTTAATAATCTCCCCAGTGACCTCAAAAGGAATATTAAGAGTGAACTAGGCTTAGAACTGCTCCTGAATGTAAGTTTCTCTAGTCCCCTTACAGAGTTTAAATCTTCTATTTATTGTttactctttcttttctcaatTTATGAAGTTGAACAAACTGAAACtagttaataattatatataacgCATTCCATAATCTGTCTTCTCTGCTCTGTTTTCCTTCCCCTGTATTTAACTAACTAGAATTTTCTTCTTAAACTTCTCCTGACACAAGTTTTTTCTTGGATTATAAGGTGCCATTGTTTCAAAACTTGGATGCAAAAACTCTAGATGACATCTGCAGCTATCTCAAGCCAGTGCTTTACGCAGAGGAAAGCCACATTGTTCTGGAGGGTGATAGAATTGATGGGATGCTCTTTGTGATGCGAGGCAAATTATGGAGTGCCACTATGGTGGGTGGAAGAATGAGTTTTCAAAGCGGTTTCTATCTCAGTGCTGGTGACTACTATGGGGAAGAACTAATCTCATGGGCTCTAGATCCTAACTCCTCTCATTACCTCCCCATCTCAAGTAGAACTGTCAGAGCTGCCACAGAAGTTGAAGCATTTGTTTTAATGTCTGATAACTTGAGGGCTGTAACCTCGGAGTTATCGAGGAGGCTTTGTTATAAGCAGCTTCACCATGCTTTCAGGGTTTACTCGCACCAGTGGAGGACTTGGGCAGCTTGTTCTATACAAGCAGCTTGGCGCcgctataaaagaagaaacctGGAAGAGTTTCTGAATGCCGAAGAGAATAGGTTACAAGGTGAATGGGCTGCAGGTGGTGGGATTACTTCAAGTTTAGGTGCTACAATTTACCCATCACGATTTGCAGCTCATGCACTTCTTGCTGCTCAGAGCAACCGTTCTTTGCTACTTCAGAAGCCAGCGGAGCCTGATTTTAGGCTTGCTTTTAGGAAAATGCTCATGACTgtgagtttattttatcttttgttgAATTTGTGCCCTTCTatacttattaatttatgaagcTGAAAAAATAGGAATTAGTTGGGGATGATATACAATGCCTTCTATAATCCGTCTCCTCTAATTTACTCGGTTTTAATTTTCCCCTTTCTC from Citrus sinensis cultivar Valencia sweet orange chromosome 9, DVS_A1.0, whole genome shotgun sequence carries:
- the LOC102617340 gene encoding cyclic nucleotide-gated ion channel 1-like, which translates into the protein MSRFFDLEGGTARESSGEINYGSSSAGRVLKPRVRRRLALEIERIRTNRQVSKAPKSRYGIVGKSMLYLKIVLSPHGPLWNWIFLISCLIAISLDPLFLYIPVISDEKKCLRLDNKLGTAAIFLRSFLDFFHIIYVIFRLRTKSFAPCWEYPQRSLNEYAQEITRKYLLFFLPIDLLAILPLPQVVVSVIIQTTRGSKVLSGLKLLKFFVIFQYVPRLIRIYPLFTNVTRTSCKLDESKFFKAAFNLLLYMVASHVFGALWYFFAIVREVACWKSACINHTGCSHASFYCHDTAGNNTFVKDFCPTKPQNTSIFDFGIFQDALQSGIVEVTDFPQKFSHCFLWGLQNLSCFGQNLQTSSYFWENFFAIVITISGLVFFLYLIGNIQIYLQSKTIRSEEMRLKGQEIEQWMGFRKLSRDLQQKLRNYRQYVWRETKGVDVENLLNNLPSDLKRNIKSELGLELLLNVPLFQNLDAKTLDDICSYLKPVLYAEESHIVLEGDRIDGMLFVMRGKLWSATMVGGRMSFQSGFYLSAGDYYGEELISWALDPNSSHYLPISSRTVRAATEVEAFVLMSDNLRAVTSELSRRLCYKQLHHAFRVYSHQWRTWAACSIQAAWRRYKRRNLEEFLNAEENRLQGEWAAGGGITSSLGATIYPSRFAAHALLAAQSNRSLLLQKPAEPDFRLAFRKMLMTDFKMPLFQSLDAKTLDDICIYLKPVLYEKKSWIFREGRPVDKTLFIMQGKLDSMTSNNINGGTLGGFFNLAHLGTGDLCGEELLTWALDPQSSFRPPNSTRTVVARTEVEAFALTTDDLKAVASKSRRLRSKLLRHTYRFYSQQWRTWAACSIQAAWSQYKLQKLQREKENRVQLQDTLAKASGSSPSSEATLFVSRLFATDAPRSGARKTRLLEKVPFVPNLKPVEPSTAEEQ